Below is a window of Georgenia soli DNA.
GCCCGCGGGCGAGGGTGCGGGAACGAGCCCGCCGCCCGGGCCGACGGCCACCGTCCCCCAGGAGCCGGCGAACGCCTGGGGCCCGGGCGCCGCCGACGTCGCCGAGGCCACCGCCGACGCGGCGGAGCTGAGCGACGCCGAGCTCGCCGGCCAGCTGATCGTCGGGCGGCTGCACGGCACCGACCCCGCCACCGCCGAGGACCTCGTCACCGAGCTGCACCTCGCCGGTGTCATGGTCACCGGGGACTCGGTCGCCTCGCTCGAGCAGGTCCGCGCGCTCAGCGAGGGGGTGCACGACGCCGTCGCCGCCGACGGACGCGACTGGCCCGGCGTCGTCAGCACCGACAACGAGGGCGGCACCGTGCAGCGCATGTCCGGGCGGGTCGGTCCCTGGACGACGTTCCCGTCCTTCGCCACCGCCGGCCGGGCCGCGGCCGCGGGGGAGACGCGGCTCGTGCGGGAAGCCCACGAGGCGATGGCCCGGGAGCTGCGGGCCTCCGGCGTGACCGTCAACTGGGCCCCGGTCGCCGACGTGACCGTGCCCGACCAGGACGTCACGATCGGCTCCCGCGCCGCGGGCGAGGACCCGGGGACGGTGGGGGCCGCCATCGTCCCGGCGGTGCAGGGGCTGCTGGGCGGCGGGGTGCTGGCGTCGGTCAAGCACTTCCCCGGCCACGGGTCGCTGACCACCGACTCCCACCTGGCGCTGCCCGTCCACGACGGCACCGCCGACGAGATCGCCCGCAGGGAGCTGCCGCCGTTCGCGGAGGCCGTCGAGGCCGGTGTGCCGATGGTCATGGTGGCCCACGTCGACGTCCGCGCCTGGGACCCCGGCGTCCCCGCGTCGCTCTCGCGGGAGGCGTACCGGATCCTGCGCGAGGACCTCGACTTCGCCGGCGTGACCGTCACGGACAGCCTCGGCATGGGCGCGCTGGCCGCCGTCGGTGACGCGGGCGACGTCGCCGTGGCCGCCCTCGGCGCGGGCGCCGACCTGCTGCTCAACCCGGCGGACAACGCCGTCGCGCACGCCGGGGTCGTGGAGGCGCTCCAGGACGGCACGCTGGACCGGGAGCGGCTCGAGCAGTCCGCGGGACGGGTCATCGCGATGATGAGGTACCAGGCACGGCTCGCCGAGGAGGCGGGGCCGCCCGGGGAGGTCGGCGACGGCGCCCGGGCCGCGCAGGCGCTGCAGCACGCGGGAGGCTGACCCGCCGTCGGGACGCGACCGGCTGAGCCGCCGCCGCGACGACCGCGGTGGCCGGCCGCGGCACTTCCCGCTTCAATGTCGGCATGGCGCGCTACCTCGAGATCCACCCGCAGGACCCACAGCCGCGGCTCGTCGCGCAGGCGGTCGAGGTGGTGCGCCGAGGCGGCCTGATCGCCTACCCGACGGACTCCGGTTACGCCGTCGGCTGCGCGCTGGGCAACAAGGACGGCCTGGACCGGATCAAGCTGCTGCGCCGGCTGGACGACAAGCACCACTTCACGCTCGTGTGCCGGGACTTCGCGCAGCTCGGCCAGTTCGTCATCGTCGACAACGCGGTCTTCCGGCTCGTGAAGTCCGTGACCCCGGGGCCCTACACCTTCATCCTGCGCGGCACCCAGGAGGTGCCCCGCCGGCTGCTCCACCCGAAGAAGCACACGGTCGGGGTGCGGATCCCGGACCACCGCGCCACCCAGGCCCTGCTCGCGGAGCTCGGCGAACCGCTGCTGTCCAGCACGCTGATCATGCCGGGCCAGGACGCCCCCATGACTGAGGGGTGGATGGTCAAGGACGAGCTGGAGGGACTGCTCGACGTGATCGTCGACTCCGACGTCGACTCGGCCGAGCCGACGACGGTCGTCGACCTGACGTCCGGGGCGCCTGAGGTGCTGCGCGCCGGCGCCGGCGACCCCTCCCGCTTCGAGTAGCCACGAACTCGCCGCCCCCGCCCCCGCCCCCTCTTCTCCGCGAGACGTCATCTTCTCCCTGAGAAGTCACTTTCTCCGCGACGTACCGGTGGGGCGGGTTCAGGTGGTCAGTGACGACTCGGCGATTTCGTGACGACTCAGGGAGCTCGTGACGACTCGGGGAGCTCGTGACGACTCGGGGAGTTCGTGACGACTCAGGGAGTTCGTGACGACTCGGGGAGCTCGTGACGACTCGCGTGCGGGTCAGGCGGCCGGGACGCGCGGGCGGACGAGCTGCAGCACGTGCGCCGCGGCGCGGTCGGCGCCGGCGAGGAGCGGCGACGGCGTGCCGGGCGTCGCGCCGATGGCCGAGCCGGGCTGCACGTCGTTGGCGGGGATGCCGAGCACGACGACGCGCTCGTCGGCGTCGCCGCGGGCATCCAGCAGCAGGTACCGGTCCGCCGTCACGTCCAGCGTGCGGGTGGTCACGGCGGTGCCGTCGGACGCCCGGCGCTCGTGCAGCCGGGCGCGGCCGGTGTCGAGCAGACGCCGCAGCAGCGGGTCCTCGGTGGTGTCCACCTGTCCCTTCGACATGCGGGTCTCGGCGAACGCCCGGGCCCGGTGGACCCGCCCCTGCACGTGCGACCGCGCGACGAACGCACCATCCTCGACGGTCACGGCCATGCCCTCGCCGACGAGCTCGACCACGCCGGCGCCGACGAGGGCGAGCAGCTGCGCGGTGCGCTCCGGCGGAGGCCCGGAGGCGAGCGCCAGGCCCAGCGGGTCGAACCACCCGTGGACGTCGGCGACGGCGGACCGGGCGTCGATCGCACCCACCGCCACGAGCCGGCCCACCTGCCCCCGCACGGCGGCCAGGGCGCGGTTGACCGCCGCCCGCGGGCTGCGCAGCGGCTGCGTGATCGACTCCAGCTCGGCCGCCCGCCAGCGCTCGACCCAGGCGTCCCAGGCGGCGCCGTCGGGCCGGGCCACCTCGGGCCGGTCGAGCCTGGTGACGTCGACCCACCAGGCGGGATCGGTGACGAGCTCCCGGACGGTCTGCCCCAGCCCGTCGGCGGGCACCACGGCGAGCCGGGCCACGAGCTCGTCGACGTCGCCGGCCCGGACCACGCCGGGGCGGACGTCGAGCAGCGTGCGCAGGTGGGCGAGGACGAGCTCGCGGGCGATCTGCGGCCAGACGTCCCGGACGAAGTCCTGGCCCGGCACCTGCGCCACGGCGTCGAACCACTCGCGGGTGGCCAGCAGCGGCACGTACGCCGGGGGCAGTGCGCCGTAGAAGGACTTGCTGCGATAGGGCAGTCCCCGCCGGGAGCCGACCAGCAGGTGGGGCTCACGCCCGGACGGCACGTAGGACAGGTCGAACGGTGAGTCGCCGGCGACGAAGCGGCCGCCGCGGCCGGCGGTCAGCTGCGCGACCACGTCGAAGAAGTTCGCCCCCAGGCCCGCCACGAGCACGTCCTCGCCGGCGGGGAGGACGGTCCAGTCACGTTCCGCCGGCATCCCGGGCTCGACGTACGTGAGCCCGTGCCGGGCCGCGGCGTCCACGAACGCCTCGGTCGTCCGGCTGCGGCGCGCCTGGACCATGCCCTGGGCGAGGACGACCACCGGGGCCGTCAGGGTCGTCCCGTCGGCAAGGTGGACCCGGCGCGTCCCGTCGTCGGCGGTGAGGTCCACGACCGTCCCGACCACCTCGTCCACGTCGACACCGCCGCGGGCCACGACCGCCGCCAGCTGCTCGCGGTAGTACACCCCCTGGAGCCGGCGGGTCGGGTACGACCACGGCCGCAGCCCGGCGACCTCCTCGGCCACCCAGGCGGGCCGGTCCGGCGGTGCGTCGGGCGACGCCGCCCAGGCCACCAGGTCGGGACCGGACGTGACCGGGCCGTCCATCGGCGTGGAGGCGTCGGGGTAGATCGTGGTGTGGGCCGCGTAGGTGTTGTTGAGGAAGTGCGGGGTCTGGTCGGTCCGCCACGTCGCCCCGGCGCCGACCTCGAAGGCGTCCACGAGCGCCACCCGGACCGGAGCGGTGCCGTCGTGGCGGGCGGTCAGCCGCTCGACGACGGCGACCCCGCGCGGGCCGCCGCCGACCACCACCAGGTCGTGGGTGCTCACGCGACGTCCCCGGCGGCGGTGCCGGCCGGACCGCCTGCGGGGTGGGCGGTGCTGGACGTCATGGCTGTTCCTCCGGCTGGGCGTGGTTCCGGCGGGCCCGCTCACGCTGGCGTGCCCGTCCGGGGTGCTCACGATCCGGGGGCCGCGGCGGCGCGGCCAAGGCGCCGTGGGTGAAATCTCACCATGCGGTCCGGATCCACCGGGCACGGCCCGACCGTCGGGCCGGCATCCAGGCTCTTCGTCAGTGGACGATCCGGAACTTCTCGTACAGCCTTCGCATCGGCGCCGGCGCCCACCAGTTCCACTTCCCGAGCAGGGTCATCGTCGCGGGCACGAGCAGCATGCGCACGAGCGTGGCGTCCACGAGCACGGTCACCGCCAGGGCCACGCCCGCCTGCTTGATGACGATGAGCTCGCCGGTGACGAAGCCGGCGAAGACGGCGACCATGATGAGCGCCGCGGAGGTGATGATGCGCCCGGAGCGCTGCAGGCCCCGCTCGACCGCGGCGTCGTTGTCGTGCCCGACGTCCCAGTACTCCTTGATGCGGGCGAGGAGGAAGACCTCGTAGTCCATGGCGAGCCCGAAGCCGAAGGCGATCGCGATCGCCACCACGTAGGCCTCCAGCCCGGCCACCGGGGTGAAGTCCAGCAGGCCGGTCAGGTGGCCCTGCTGGAAGACCCACACCGTCACGCCGAGGGACGCGGTGAGGGAGAGCAGGTTGACCACCAGCGCCTTGAGCGGGACGAGCACCGACCCGGTCATGAGGAACAGCAGCACGAAGATCGCGACGACGACGACGGCGCCCGCGACGGGCAGCCCGGCGACGAGGGACTCGTTGAAGTCCAGCTGCACGGCGGCCTGGCCGGTCACCCAGGTCTCGTAGCCGGGGTCGATCGCGCGGACGTCCTCGACGGCGCGCGTCGCCTCCTCGCCGGCGGCGTCGGCCACGTCGAGGAAGACGGGCAGGACCGTGTGCCCGCCGGAGGCGGCCGGCTCGCCCACCATCTCCACGTTCTCGACGGCGGAGATCTCGTCCCGCAGCCCGCCCACGTCGGCCGGGGCGGCGTCGGCCACCACCGTCATCTCCGGCGTCCGGGCCCCGGGGTAGTCCTCGGCCAGCACGGAGATGTAGTCGCGCTGGTCGGAGTCCCGGGGGAGCAGGTCGGTGGTCGAGCTGCGCATCGACAGCCCGAGGACCGGGGAGGCGAGCAGCAGCAGCACGCCGAGCGAGCCCAGCATGAAGAACCACGGGTGCGCGTGGACGCGCCGGGCCAGACGGGAGAACATGCCCTCGGCCGGGGCGACGTCGCCGAGGCCGCGGACCAGGACGCGCAGCCCCGGCACGCGGGAGAGCATGGACGGCCGGCGCATGCGGTCGCCGAGCAGCAGCAGGATCGCCGGCACGAGCGTGACGGCGCAGGCGACGGCGAGCAGCACCGAGGCGATGCCCGCCGCGGCGATGGCGCGGAGCACCTCGGGGCGCATGAGCAGCAGCCCGGCGATGGCGAAGGCCACCGTCAGCGCCGAGAACACCACCGTGCGGCCCGCCGTCGCCACGGTCGTGCGCACCGCCTCGAGGAGGGCGGGGTCCCGGTGGCCGCGGCGACGACGCCGTACCGGGGGCGGGGGGACGTCGGCCGGGTCCGCGGCGTCGAGCCGGTGCAGCTCCTCGCGGTAGCGGGAGACGACCAGCAGGCCGTAGTCGATGGACAGCGCCATCGACATGACGGTGATGACGTTCACCACGAACGAGTCGACGTCGACGGTGTAGGTCAGCGCCAGCAGGATGCCGAGGCCGCCGACGATGGACACGAGCGCGCCGATGATCGGCAGGCCAGCGGCGAGGAAGCCGCCGAACACCACGACCATGATGAGCAGCGCCACCGGGAGGGCGAACACCTCGCCGCTGACGAGGTCCTGCTCGACCTGGCTGACGATGGCGTCGGCGAAGAGCGTGACGGAGCTGACGGTGCCCGTCGCGTCGGGCGCGACGTCCGACAGGTCCCCGGGCACCTCGCGGAGCCGTTCGACGACGGCGCTGTGCGCGGCGTCGGCCGTGTCGTCGTCGAGGTTCTCCTCCAGCACGACGGCCATGAGGAACCCGTCCTGCGCGGTCGAGACCAGACCGGCGGCGGCGGGGTTCGCCAGTCCTTCCGGGAGGGCGAACGGGTCGACGACGGACGCGACGCCGTCGATCGCGGCGAGGTCCTCGCGGGCCGGGCCGAGGGCGGCGGCGACCCCTTCCACGACCTGCTCGTCGGTCAGGTCGGTGCCCTGGACGAGGAGCGAGACCTGGTCGCCGCCCCTGCCCTCCTCGTCGAGGATCTCCTGCGCCTGCTGGCTCTCGGAGCCCGGCACCACCGGTGCGCCGGTCTGGAGCCGGTCGAACAGGCCCGGGCCGGCGAACCCGGTGAGGGCCGCGAGGCCGGCGAGGAGGGCGACCGCGGCCCAGACGGCGATCACGGTGCGCGGGCGCCGGGCGACGAGCCGGCCGATCAGGGCGAACACACGGGCCAGTTTCCCATCCCGCTCGGACCACCCGTGCACACGTCCCACGTGCACCCCACCGCCCGGACCAGCGGGTGCACCGGGCTAGCCTGGAGCGGTGGATCTCTTCGAGGCGGCCGGCGCGGACGACGTCGGCGTGCCCGCCGTCGGGCTGGGCGCCCCGCTGGCCGTACGCATGCGGCCGGCCACCCTCGACGAGGTGCTCGGCCAGGGCCACCTGCTCGAGCCGGGGTCGCCGCTGCGCCGCCTGGTGGAGCCCGCACCCGAGGGCCGACGGCGGATCGCGCCGTCGTCCGTGGTGCTGTGGGGTCCGCCGGGAACGGGCAAGACCACGCTGGCCTACCTGGTCGCGCACGGGTCTGGCCGGCGCTTCACCGAGCTCTCCGCCGTCACGGCGGGGGTGAAGGACGTGCGCGCCGTCGTCGAGGACGCGCGCCGGCGCCTCGTCACCTCCGGCGAGGAGACCGTCCTGTTCATCGACGAGGTCCACCGCTTCTCCAAGACCCAGCAGGACGCGCTCCTGCCGTCGGTGGAGAACCGGTGGGTCACCCTGGTCGCCGCCACCACGGAGAACCCGAGCTTCTCCGTCATCTCCCCGCTGCTCTCACGCTCGCTGCTGCTCACCCTGCGCCCGCTCGCGGAGGAGCACGTGCGCGCCCTGGTCGACCGGGCGCTCACCGACGAGCGCGGCCTCGGCGGCGCCGTGACCCTCGACGACGACGCCGCCGACCACCTGATCCGCCTCGCCGGCGCCGACGCGCGCAAGGCGCTGACGATCCTCGAGGCCGCCGCCGGCTCGGCCGAGGCCGCGGGGGAGGACTCCATCACCCTGGGGTCCGTGGAGCGGGCCATCGACGTCGCGGCCGTGCGCTACGACCGCGCGGGCGACCAGCACTACGACGTCATCTCCGCCTTCATCAAGTCCATGCGGGGCTCCGACGTCGACGCCGCCCTGCACTACCTCGCGCGGATGGTGGTGGCGGGGGAGGACCCGCGGTTCATCGCCCGGCGCATCGTCATCGCCGCGTCCGAGGACGTCGGGATGGCTGACCCGTCGGCCCTGCAGACAGCCGTGGCCGCCGCGCAGGCGGTCCAGCTCATCGGCATGCCCGAGGCGCGCATCATCCTCGCGGAGGCCGTGGTCCACGTGGCCACGGCCCCGAAGTCCAACGCCGCCTACAAGGCGGTCGACGCGGCGATCGCCGACGTGCGGGCCGGCAAGATGGGCCCCGTCCCGGCGCACCTGCGCGACGCCCACTACGCCGGCGCGAAGGGGCACGGGCACGGCGCCGGCTACCAGTACTCCCACGACGCGCCGCACGGCATCGCCGCCCAGCAGTACGCCCCGGACGACCTCGTCGACGCGCGCTACTACCAGCCCACCACGCACGGCCACGAGCGGGAGATCACAGCCCGCCTCGACAGGATCAGGCAGCTGCTGGCCGGCCGGTGATGCTAGGCTTTTCCGGTTGCCCGCGCCCGGTGCGCAGGTAGCCACCCTGGGGTCATGGCCATCGGGTCGACCCCGCGCCGCACGGCATCCGCCGTCGCCGGTGTGACGTCAACAACGACAGGAAGTTCATTCATGGCAGTGAGCCGCACGCGCCGTCAGGTGCGCCTTTCCCGCGCCCTGGGCATCCCGCTGACCCCCAAGGCCGTCAAGTACTTCGAGAAGCGCCCGTACGGCCCCGGTGAGCACGGGCGCGCCCGTCGCCGCACCGAGTCCGACTACGCGGTGCGTCTGAAGGAGAAGCAGCGTCTGCGCGCCCAGTACGGCATCCGCGAGGCGCAGCTGCAGCGCGTCTTCGAGGAGGCCCGCCGCGAGCAGTTCCTGACCGGTGAGTCCCTCGTCGAGCTGCTCGAGATGCGCCTGGACGCGCTCGTCCTGCGCTCCGGCTTCGCCCGCACCATCGCCCAGGCGCGCCAGGCCGTCGTGCACCGCCACATCCTGGTGGACGGCAAGCTCGTCGACCGTCCGTCCTTCCGCGTGAAGCCCGGCCAGGTCATCCAGGTCAAGCCGCGCTCCCAGACGATGGTGCCGTTCCAGGTCGCCGCCGCCGGCGCGCACCGCGACGTGCTGCCCAACGTCCCGGCCTACCTCGACGTCCAGGTCGAGAAGCTACGCGCCGAGCTGGTCCGCCGCCCGAAGCGTGTCGAGGTCCCCGTGACCTGCAACGAGCAGCTGGTCGTCGAGTACTACTCGCGCTGATCCGCACCCCTCGTACGCGACGCCCCGGGCAGCCGGCCCACCATGCCGGTTCCCGGGGCGCTGCCGTTGGAGGCCCCGTCCGCGGGCCGCTGCCGTCGGAGAGCCGGTCCGTGGCCGCCGCCGTCGGAGGCCCGGTTCCCGCGCCGCCGCCGTTGGAGGGTAGATTCCTTCCGGCGGCGTCGGCCCAGGTGGAACCGCACGCCGGACTCTCTGACCCTCGTTCCAAGGAGCCCACATGTCCGTCGGTGACATCGCCGGTCTCATCGCCGCGATCGCGTTCGTGGCGCTGGTGATCTTCCTCGCCGTGCCCCTGCTCAAGCTGGGCAAGGTCCTGGACGAGGCACGCGGCACCGTGCGTCAGCTCACCGAGCACACGCTCCCCGCGATCGACGAGGCCGCCCAGACCATCCGGGCCACCAACGGCCAGCTGGAGAAGGTCGACACCATCACCACCTCGGCCGCGCAGGTCACCGAGGACGTCTCCGCGCTGACCACGCTGGTCTCCGCCACCGTCGGCGGGCCCCTCATCAAGCTCTCCGCCTTCTCCTACGCGGTGCGCAGCGTGCTCGGCGGGAACGGGCGGCAGCGATGAACCCCCGTGTGCTCATCGGCGTCGGCCTCCTCGGCGTGACGCTCGCCGGAACCGCGATCCTCCTCGCGGCGGGCCGTGCGCCGTCGGTCCTGGAGCGACTTCGTGCTCTCCCGCAGGACTTCACCGCCGCCTACCGCGAGCGTGAGGCGGAGCTGCGCGCCGCGCTCCTGCCCGACGACGACGCCGCCGCGGCCGCCCGTGCCGACGTCGCCGCCCGGCGCGCCTCCGGGCGCGGGTTCGGCGCCGTCCCCGCCACCTGGCAGGCCGCCCCCGCGGGGCCCCGCGCGGCGGGGTCCGGGCCGTCCGGAGCCGTCAGCCCCGACGACGCGGACGACCTGCCCTACGAGTTCTGACTCTTCACGCCAAGCCCCACCGACCCGAGGAACCATGCGCACCGCCGAGATCCGCACCCGCTGGCTGGACTACTTCGCCAAGAACGACCACCACATCGCGCCTTCCACGTCGCTGGTCTCGCCGGACCCCTCGATCCTGTTCACGATCGCCGGCATGGTCCCGTTCATCCCCTACATCGTCGGCACCGAGAAGGCACCCTGGCCGCGGGCCGCCAGCGTGCAGAAGTGCATCCGCACCAACGACATCGAGAACGTCGGCCGGACCACGCGGCACGGCACCTTCTTCCAGATGTGCGGCAACTTCTCCTTCGGTGACTACTTCAAGGAGGGGGCGGTCAGCTACGCCTGGGAGCTGCTCACCAGCTCGCACGCCGAGGGTGGCTACGGCCTCGAGGGCGACCGGCTCTGGGTGACGGTCTGGGACCAGGACGCCGAGGCGCTCGACGCGCTGAAGAGGGTCGGTGTCGACCCGGCGCACATCGTGCGCCTGCCCCGGGAGGAGAACTTCTGGGACACCGGTCAGCCCGGCCCGGCGGGTCCGTGCGCCGAGTTCCACTACGACCGCGGCCCGAAGTACGGCCCCGACGCCGAGGGCGGCACCGTCGACCCGGGCGGCGACCGCTACCTCGAGGTGTGGAACCTCGTCTTCGACCAGTACCTGCGCGGCGAGGGCCGGGGCAAGGACTACCCGCTCCTGGGCGAGCTGGAGCACAAGGCGATCGACACCGGGCTCG
It encodes the following:
- a CDS encoding glycoside hydrolase family 3 N-terminal domain-containing protein, with product MSRGLSVSRRAASNQRPAVTRRRALVTGAAGLAAAALLAACSASVTPAGEGAGTSPPPGPTATVPQEPANAWGPGAADVAEATADAAELSDAELAGQLIVGRLHGTDPATAEDLVTELHLAGVMVTGDSVASLEQVRALSEGVHDAVAADGRDWPGVVSTDNEGGTVQRMSGRVGPWTTFPSFATAGRAAAAGETRLVREAHEAMARELRASGVTVNWAPVADVTVPDQDVTIGSRAAGEDPGTVGAAIVPAVQGLLGGGVLASVKHFPGHGSLTTDSHLALPVHDGTADEIARRELPPFAEAVEAGVPMVMVAHVDVRAWDPGVPASLSREAYRILREDLDFAGVTVTDSLGMGALAAVGDAGDVAVAALGAGADLLLNPADNAVAHAGVVEALQDGTLDRERLEQSAGRVIAMMRYQARLAEEAGPPGEVGDGARAAQALQHAGG
- a CDS encoding L-threonylcarbamoyladenylate synthase is translated as MARYLEIHPQDPQPRLVAQAVEVVRRGGLIAYPTDSGYAVGCALGNKDGLDRIKLLRRLDDKHHFTLVCRDFAQLGQFVIVDNAVFRLVKSVTPGPYTFILRGTQEVPRRLLHPKKHTVGVRIPDHRATQALLAELGEPLLSSTLIMPGQDAPMTEGWMVKDELEGLLDVIVDSDVDSAEPTTVVDLTSGAPEVLRAGAGDPSRFE
- a CDS encoding FAD/NAD(P)-binding protein, encoding MSTHDLVVVGGGPRGVAVVERLTARHDGTAPVRVALVDAFEVGAGATWRTDQTPHFLNNTYAAHTTIYPDASTPMDGPVTSGPDLVAWAASPDAPPDRPAWVAEEVAGLRPWSYPTRRLQGVYYREQLAAVVARGGVDVDEVVGTVVDLTADDGTRRVHLADGTTLTAPVVVLAQGMVQARRSRTTEAFVDAAARHGLTYVEPGMPAERDWTVLPAGEDVLVAGLGANFFDVVAQLTAGRGGRFVAGDSPFDLSYVPSGREPHLLVGSRRGLPYRSKSFYGALPPAYVPLLATREWFDAVAQVPGQDFVRDVWPQIARELVLAHLRTLLDVRPGVVRAGDVDELVARLAVVPADGLGQTVRELVTDPAWWVDVTRLDRPEVARPDGAAWDAWVERWRAAELESITQPLRSPRAAVNRALAAVRGQVGRLVAVGAIDARSAVADVHGWFDPLGLALASGPPPERTAQLLALVGAGVVELVGEGMAVTVEDGAFVARSHVQGRVHRARAFAETRMSKGQVDTTEDPLLRRLLDTGRARLHERRASDGTAVTTRTLDVTADRYLLLDARGDADERVVVLGIPANDVQPGSAIGATPGTPSPLLAGADRAAAHVLQLVRPRVPAA
- a CDS encoding MMPL family transporter, with protein sequence MFALIGRLVARRPRTVIAVWAAVALLAGLAALTGFAGPGLFDRLQTGAPVVPGSESQQAQEILDEEGRGGDQVSLLVQGTDLTDEQVVEGVAAALGPAREDLAAIDGVASVVDPFALPEGLANPAAAGLVSTAQDGFLMAVVLEENLDDDTADAAHSAVVERLREVPGDLSDVAPDATGTVSSVTLFADAIVSQVEQDLVSGEVFALPVALLIMVVVFGGFLAAGLPIIGALVSIVGGLGILLALTYTVDVDSFVVNVITVMSMALSIDYGLLVVSRYREELHRLDAADPADVPPPPVRRRRRGHRDPALLEAVRTTVATAGRTVVFSALTVAFAIAGLLLMRPEVLRAIAAAGIASVLLAVACAVTLVPAILLLLGDRMRRPSMLSRVPGLRVLVRGLGDVAPAEGMFSRLARRVHAHPWFFMLGSLGVLLLLASPVLGLSMRSSTTDLLPRDSDQRDYISVLAEDYPGARTPEMTVVADAAPADVGGLRDEISAVENVEMVGEPAASGGHTVLPVFLDVADAAGEEATRAVEDVRAIDPGYETWVTGQAAVQLDFNESLVAGLPVAGAVVVVAIFVLLFLMTGSVLVPLKALVVNLLSLTASLGVTVWVFQQGHLTGLLDFTPVAGLEAYVVAIAIAFGFGLAMDYEVFLLARIKEYWDVGHDNDAAVERGLQRSGRIITSAALIMVAVFAGFVTGELIVIKQAGVALAVTVLVDATLVRMLLVPATMTLLGKWNWWAPAPMRRLYEKFRIVH
- a CDS encoding replication-associated recombination protein A, producing the protein MDLFEAAGADDVGVPAVGLGAPLAVRMRPATLDEVLGQGHLLEPGSPLRRLVEPAPEGRRRIAPSSVVLWGPPGTGKTTLAYLVAHGSGRRFTELSAVTAGVKDVRAVVEDARRRLVTSGEETVLFIDEVHRFSKTQQDALLPSVENRWVTLVAATTENPSFSVISPLLSRSLLLTLRPLAEEHVRALVDRALTDERGLGGAVTLDDDAADHLIRLAGADARKALTILEAAAGSAEAAGEDSITLGSVERAIDVAAVRYDRAGDQHYDVISAFIKSMRGSDVDAALHYLARMVVAGEDPRFIARRIVIAASEDVGMADPSALQTAVAAAQAVQLIGMPEARIILAEAVVHVATAPKSNAAYKAVDAAIADVRAGKMGPVPAHLRDAHYAGAKGHGHGAGYQYSHDAPHGIAAQQYAPDDLVDARYYQPTTHGHEREITARLDRIRQLLAGR
- the rpsD gene encoding 30S ribosomal protein S4, whose translation is MAVSRTRRQVRLSRALGIPLTPKAVKYFEKRPYGPGEHGRARRRTESDYAVRLKEKQRLRAQYGIREAQLQRVFEEARREQFLTGESLVELLEMRLDALVLRSGFARTIAQARQAVVHRHILVDGKLVDRPSFRVKPGQVIQVKPRSQTMVPFQVAAAGAHRDVLPNVPAYLDVQVEKLRAELVRRPKRVEVPVTCNEQLVVEYYSR
- a CDS encoding DUF948 domain-containing protein; protein product: MSVGDIAGLIAAIAFVALVIFLAVPLLKLGKVLDEARGTVRQLTEHTLPAIDEAAQTIRATNGQLEKVDTITTSAAQVTEDVSALTTLVSATVGGPLIKLSAFSYAVRSVLGGNGRQR